ACCCTCCAGGTCCCGGCCCTAAGTGAGCCCAGGCCTCAGGATCTTGTTTGGTATCCTGGCTCCTTTCAGGAATCCCATCTGGAGTCTGAGACCAAACCACATGCTGGGGAGCTAAGTGTTGAGTGATCTCTGGCCAGGAATGGTGTTAGAAGCTCTCCACCATCCTGGCTAGATTATGGGCATTTAATGTCCCAAGTCATCTGAATCAAGCCTCAGTCCTAAAGAATAGAGcaatggataaaaataaataaatacaataaaataaacaagaacaacaaaatacTGCCTGGCAAGGATAGAGGGAAGGGGGACCTTGTCCCTGAGGAGTGTCCACTCTGTCTCCTCCCAAGGTAGGttcagagtttccaaaatagaggGAGAATCTGCAGGGTCTTCCCTATATTGTATATAAACACAAAGGGGCAATTTCTTCTCTCCAGTTCCAAGGAGCAAGGCTAGAGAGGGGAGCCCAGTGGGTGGGGCCCTGAGAGCAGCATTCAGAGTGTGATTTCTTGGACACCAAAGCAAGAAGTTCAAACTTCTGGGACTCCTCCTATCACTGCAATCCCTCAGTGGAAACAGAGACTCTCCcaaagcatgtgtgtgtgtgtgtgtgtgtgtgtgtgtgtgtgtgtgtgtgtgtaaggagtaggatttattcaagtATGAAAAATAGAAACAGAACTCTTGTAATGGCACCCCATAGGTGCTGCCCTCCCAAAGCACTTTTAGAGACCATGTGGGCTAATCCTCCATTGGTCAGAAGCAGCAACTAGATCAGAGGGAATGGACTTACCCAAGATCTTGCAGCCACAATTCTCCTGAATCCTCCTTCTTGCTGTTCAATGCTTATAGGCTTCTTTGCCTCATCAAGACCCCATCCCATAGTAGAGACAGCCACTGGGTACACTCAGATTATTCTCAGGCCATATAGAATCAAGAGAAGCAAGACAGAGACCACTCAGAGTGTGCAAGAGTTGGTCTCTTCCATGACTTCACAAGTCCTATTGAGCACAGGGACACACCCCATCCTACAGAGTGAAAAAATAAGGCTGGAAGGTGTGTCACGAGGGCAAAGTTGAAGCTCCATCATCTTTATACCCAGGCCCAAGGAAAAAGGTGCACCTGAGGTCCAGAATTAGAGGGTGGATCCTGTTCAGCATCTCCCCCAAGGAGATCCATCAACAAGAAGGGTGTCTCCTAGCAGTGGTTCTGGAGAATAAGGGAAAAGGGAACCCAGGAATCCTGGAGAAAGGCAAAACCAATAGGTAAGGTTGAGAACATGGATGCCATGTCCAAAGCAGAGAGGAACAGGCAGGGCGGGACTGACACCCAGTCCCTTCTTGCCTGTCAGAGACCCACTTACCAGGCCTGAGTCCCCAGAGGGCGCCTGCCCGCAATCCCACTCTCTGCCTCACTCCCTTCCTCAGAGGCAGGTCTGCGGCTTGGCTCAGTGGACCGGGGGAGTACTGCAGCTGTGGGACAGGCCACATAGCTAAAACCCGGCGGGCCATAGGGCCCCGCGGAGGAGGCCCCAGCAGGCGGACCAGGCTCCCGAAACCTCCCGTCGCTCCCAGCCTGTTGCTTATTCATTCAGAGTGGGAAAGCGCCAGCCCAGCGGCCAGCCAGTGTGGGGTTGGCCATGTAAGGCCCCCAGGCGGTCCTGCTCGCCCGTGCCCTGCGGAGAGCCTCGTGCAGCCCTGGGCACcgcccctgccctgccctgacCTCTTGGCCTCGAAATGGTGTCATCGGAGGAGTCGTCCCGCTCGGGACAAGGCCAGGATGGACAAAGCTAGAGCTGGGGCAGGCAAGGAACCGTCCTGTCCTCGAGGCCGTGGGAAGAGAAGTACGCACAAGGGGCCACTCCTGAGAGCCTCTCTGTCTACCCGGCCTCTGCAGAGGGGCCACCATGGCTCTGGTCCGAGCCGGCTGGCAGCTGTGGGCCCTAGTGTGGGGCGCCTGCCTGTGCGTCTTGGTGCATGGGCAGCAGGCACAGCCGGGGCAGGGTTCGGACCCTGGGCGCTGGCGGCAACTGATTCAGTGGGAGAACAACGGGCAGGTGTACAGCCTGCTCAACTCGGGTTCAGAGTACATGCCTGCCGGGCCTCAGCGCGCGGAGAGTAGCTCCCGGGTGCTGCTGGCTGGCGCACCCCAGGCCCCGCAGCGGCGCAGCCAGGGGGGCCTCCGGCGTCGGCAAGCGCCCTCTCTGCCCCTGCCTGGGCGCGTGGGCTCGGACACTGTGCGCGGCCAAGCTCGGCACCCATTCGGTTTCGGACAGGTGCCCGACAACTGGCGCGAAGTGGCCGTCGGGGACAGCACCGGCATGGCCCGGGCCCGCACCTCCGTCTCCCAGCAACGGCACGGGGGCTCCGCCTCCTCGGTCTCGGCCTCGGCCTTCGCCACCACCTACCGCCAGCCGTCCTCTTATCCGCAGCAGTTCCCCTACCCGCAAGCGCCCTTCGTCAGCCAGTACGAGAACTACGACCCCGCGTCGCGGACCTACGACCAGGGCTACGTGTACTACCGCAGTGCGGGCGGTGGCATGGGTGCAGGGGCAGCAGCTGTGGCCTCGGCGGGGGTCATTTACCCCTTCCAGCCCCGAGCGCGCTACGAGGAGTACGGAGGCGGCGGCGAGGAGCAGCCGGAGTATCCGGCCCAGGGCTTCTACCCGGCTCTGGAGAGGCCCTACGCACCGCAGCCGCAACCACAGCCGCAGCCCCCCGACGGCCTGGACCGCCGATACTCGCACAGCCTGTACAACAACGAGGGCACTGCGGGCTTCGAGCAGGCCTACCCCGACCCCAGCCCCGATGCGGCGCAGAGCCCGGGCGGCGGTGGGGCCTATGGAGGAGACCCCCGTCTCGGCTGGTATCCACCCTACTCCAATGTGCCACCCGAGGCCTATGTCCCGCCGCGTGCGGTGGAGCCGCAGCCACCCTTCCGCGTACTGGAGCCGCCCTACCTGCCAGTGCGCAGCTCCGACGCGCCCCCGCCGGGTGGGGAGCGGAACGGCGCACAGCAGGGCCGCCTCAGCGTGGGCAGCGTGTACAGACCTAACCAGAACGGTCGTGGTGAGTACAGTACCCGCGCCCGCGACCTAAGGCTCCGCTGCCCGACCTCATGACGTACTGCTCCAGGTGCCCAGACCCTTCCCCATCCCTCCCCAGAGGCCTCCCCTGCGCTGCTAAGTATGAACCCCGCACCACACCTAGCCCCAGCCTGCAACCCCGTGGTGCTTCACCTCCGGACTGCCTAACAGCCAGGCATCATCAGTCAGTGTCAGGACTTAGTTAGCCAGGCAGGCCTGGGCTCCAATCGAGGCTTTGGAGATAAGGGTGGAAGCACTAGCCAGGCTTTGGGAGGAGGCCCCTTTCAGACCTAGCTTGGATCATCTGAGGACAAAGGGAAGAAGCCTTTTTTCCTGACTCTTTCTCATTCCAGTCAGGGTACCTCCTTCCATTCCTGGAGATGCCCCTGTGCCAGCTCTTCAGGGTCAGAAAGGCGTTAGTTGTGCGGTTTCCCTATCACTGG
This region of Callospermophilus lateralis isolate mCalLat2 chromosome 3, mCalLat2.hap1, whole genome shotgun sequence genomic DNA includes:
- the Loxl1 gene encoding lysyl oxidase homolog 1; its protein translation is MALVRAGWQLWALVWGACLCVLVHGQQAQPGQGSDPGRWRQLIQWENNGQVYSLLNSGSEYMPAGPQRAESSSRVLLAGAPQAPQRRSQGGLRRRQAPSLPLPGRVGSDTVRGQARHPFGFGQVPDNWREVAVGDSTGMARARTSVSQQRHGGSASSVSASAFATTYRQPSSYPQQFPYPQAPFVSQYENYDPASRTYDQGYVYYRSAGGGMGAGAAAVASAGVIYPFQPRARYEEYGGGGEEQPEYPAQGFYPALERPYAPQPQPQPQPPDGLDRRYSHSLYNNEGTAGFEQAYPDPSPDAAQSPGGGGAYGGDPRLGWYPPYSNVPPEAYVPPRAVEPQPPFRVLEPPYLPVRSSDAPPPGGERNGAQQGRLSVGSVYRPNQNGRGLPDLVPDPNYVQASTYVQRAHLYSLRCAAEEKCLASTAYAPEATDYDLRVLLRFPQRVKNQGTADFLPNRPRHTWEWHSCHQHYHSMDEFSHYDLLDAATGKKVAEGHKASFCLEDSTCDFGNLKRYACTSHTQGLSPGCYDTYNADIDCQWIDITDVQPGNYILKVHVNPKYIVLESDFTNNVVRCNIHYTGRYVSTTNCKIVQS